Sequence from the Paramagnetospirillum magnetotacticum MS-1 genome:
TGCCGAACGCCAAGCCCACATCGCCGCGCCGCGCCGACGCGGCGAAGCGGTCGAGGATTTCCCTGCCGAGGCTGGCCCCTGATGCCTGTCCTTCAGCCATGATACTAGATCATGGCTCGTTCAGCCTCGCCGCCGGCGGGCGGCGGCACGTCGATGCCTTCGTCGTTGTACTGCTTCAGCTTGTTGCGAAGGGTGCGGATGGAAATCCCTAGGATATTGGCCGCATGGGTGCGGTTGCCGAGGCAATGGGACAGGGTGTCGATGATCAGGTCGCGTTCCACCTCGGCCACGGTCTTGCCGACCATGCCGCCGCGCGCGCCCATGACCGAGGCGGCGGCATTGGCCGCCTGGGCGACCACGGGATCGGAATTGGTGCCCACCGGATTGCCCGACAGGATCATGGCCTCGGGGCCGATCTCGGCGCCGCTGGCCAGCAGGACGGCGCGGTGCATGGTGTTTTCCAGCTCGCGCACATTGCCGCGCCAGTGGTGGCGCGACAGCATCTGGCGCACTTCGGCCGACAGGGGGCGGGTGGGCAGGCCGTTGGCCTCGGTGTAGCGCTTGACGAAGTGCTCGGCCAGCACCGCGATGTCCAGCGGGCGCTCGCGCAGAGCGGGCAGGGCCAGGGTCACCACGTTGAGGCGGTAATAGAGATCCTCGCGGAAGGTGCCCTTGCGGACTTCGTCTTCCATATTGCGGTTGGAGGTGGCCAGGATGCGCACATCGACCTTGACCGGCTGGTTGCCGCCCACCCGGTCGATTTCCTTTTCCTGGAGTGCGCGCAGCAATTTGGATTGCAGGCGAATATCCATCTCGGAGATTTCGTCCAGCAGCAGCGTGCCGCCCTGGGCTTCCTCGAACTTGCCGATGCGCCGGGCCACGGCGCCGGTAAAGGCGCCCTTCTCATGGCCGAACAGTTCGGATTCCAGCAGATTCTCGGGGATGGCGGCGCAGTTGACCGCCACGAAGCGCTTGTCCGAACGCTTGGATTTGTTGTGGACGAAACGGGCGATCAGCTCCTTGCCGGTGCCCGATTCGCCGGTGATCATGATGGAGGCGTCGGAATTGGCAACCTGTTCGGCCATCTTCAAGGTCTGGCCCATGCGCGGGTCCTTGAAGATGATGTTGTGGCTTTCGGAGGTGACGGCGGCGATGACGGCGGCGATCAGTTCGGCGTCGGGCGGCAGCGGGATGTATTCCTTGGCGCCAGCCTTGATGGCGCGCACTGCCGCCGAAGCGTCGGACGCGATGCCGCAGGCCACCACGGGGACGATGATGCGTTCGGCTTCGAGCGAATCGATCAGGCCCTTGATGTCGCGCTTGACGTCGATCATCACCAGATCGGCGCCCTGGTTGCGCAGAACCTCCAGGCCCGCGGGCACGTCCTCGGCCTGACGCACCTTGGCGCCGCGCGCCATGGCGATCTGGCTGGCGGCGCCGATCTGGCCGTCGAGCGTGCCGATGATCAGAAGTCGCATGTCGTCCCTCTCCCGCTACTGCGCTTTAGGCCCGGTCGGTTTTGATGATTTCGGTCATGGTCACGCCCAGGCGGTCTTCGACGACCACCACTTCACCGCGCGCCACCAGCCGGTTGTTGACGTAGATATCGATGGCCTCGCCCACCTTGCGGTCCAGTTCCACCACCGCGCCGCGTCCCAGCTTCAGCAACTGGTTGACCTGCATGGTGGCCTTGCCCAGCACCGCCGAGACCTGCACGGGAATGTCGTAGACGGCTTCAAGGTCGCGGGCCGATCGCGGCATATCCGGAACATCGCCGCGCCCCTGCTCTTCGCCGTCTGGCTTGAAATCATTGAGTTCGAAATCGGGCATGGGGTCCTCCAGTTACTCTTCCGGGCGGTGTTCGGGCGGCGCCAGGGCCCGGTTCACCGCCGTTTCGATATCGGCGATCAGACGGGCCTGATCGCGTTCGGCTCCGCCATCGGTCCATTCCACCCGGCAATCGCCGATGGCGACCCTGGGATCGGCCTGGACCACGACGCGGCCTTCGAAACCGTGTTCGATGGCCGTCTGTTCCAGTCGTTCGCGCATGGGATCGACCAGGGCGGAATCCACCCGGACGATGATACGCGGTTCGTCCAGCACATTGGTCAGGCATTCCTGCACGGTGCGGACCACTTCCTCGAAGGCGTTCTGCTCGCAAGTGGCGGGCAGGACTTTTTTCAAAATCGCCATGGCCACCCTGGCGGCGACCCGCTGGTTCTCGTCATTGGCGTCGGCCTGGGCGGCGTCCAGCATGGCCAGGGCGTTGGACACCCGCTCCAGGGACGCGGCCAGCAGGGCCTGCTGGGTTTCGTTGGCCTCGGCCGTGCCGTTGCGATGGCCTTCCTCATAGGCGGCCTCGCGCACCACCTGGAGGTCTTCCTCGGTGAAGCTGGGCGGCGGCGGGGCCTCGGGCTCGGGCTCGGACTCGTAGACATCCTCGCTCTGCTCGGCGGGCTTGGGCCGATTGGCCGGAGGCGGGCCGAAATCCAGATCGAACATGTACTTCTGATAAGCCATAAAAACGCGTCCGCCTCGGTTTTCCGCCTAGTACACCAGCTCGTCTTCCTCGCGGCCTTCGGAGATGACGATCTGTCCCGATGCCGCCAGTTCCTTGGCCATGACCACGATGGCGGCCTGGGCCTGATCCACGTCCCTGAGACGGACCGGGCCCAGGGCTTCCATGTCTTCCCTGAGCATCTTGCCCGCGCGTTCGGACATGTTCTTGAAGAACAGTTCCTTGACCCCGTCGGCGCCGCCCTTGAGCGCGATGGCCAGCTTGTCCTTTTCCACCGAGCGCAGCAGCACCTGGATGCCGGCGGCGTCGATGCGGGTGAGGTCGTCGAAGGTGAACATCAGCGCCTTGATCTTCTCGGCGCTTTCACGGTTGCGCTCTTCCAGGGCCGACATGAAGCGGTTTTCGGTGTTGCGGTCCAGGTTGTTGAAGATGTCGGCCATGAGCTCGTGGGCGTCGCGGCGCTGAGTGCGCGCCAGATTGGTCATGAACTCGGTTCGCAGAGTCTTTTCCACGCCGTCCAACACTTCCTTCTGCACCGCCTCCATGCGCAGCATGCGCATGATGACTTCCATGGCGAAATTCTTGGGCAGGATGGCCAGAACGCGCGACGCGTGGTCGGGCTTGATCTTGGCCAGAACCACGGCCACGGTCTGCGGGTATTCGTTCTTCAGATAGTTGGCCAGCACCTGCTCGGACACATTGCCCAGCTTGTCCCACATGGTACGGCCGGCGGGACCGCGGATTTCCTCCATGATGAGGTTCACGCGATCCTTGGACAGGCTCTTCATTAGCAGGCGTTCGGTGGTGTCGAACGAGCCGGTCAGCGAGCCCGTCGATGACAGGGCGTCGGCGAATTCGACGAAGACGCGCTCCACCAGATTGGAGGACACGGTGCCAAGGCTGGCCATGATCTGGGACAGTTCCTTGATCTCGTCGTCGCCCAGCATGCCGAACAGCTTGGACGAGTGTTCCTCGTTCAAGGACAGCATGAACATGGCCGCCTTCTGGGGGCCGGTGAGGCTGCGGTAGTCTTCCTTGACGCGTGCCATGACGGTTCCCTATCAGCTTTCCTGGTAGAGCCAGTTGCGGATGATGGACAGAGCCTCTTCCGGATGCTTTTCGACGATCTCGCCGATCTTCCTGATGGACGACGCCTTGACGCGGCCTTCCACCTTGTCGATGTCGATGAGCTCGTCGGCGATGACCTCTTCCTCGCCGCCCAGGGGCGCAGGCATGGCCGCGCCGCTGGGGCCGGTGAGCTGAGGCATGGCCCCGCCATCGGTGGTCAGCAGACGGCGGCCGTCGGGACCGACCTGACCTTGCATGGACTCGATGGCCCGGCTGATGAGCGGGCGCAGCACGAGGAGCAGGAACAGGATGGCCACCACGGAGAGGCCCAGATTGGAGGCGATCTTCTCGACGAAGTCGCGGCGCATGCCGAAGATGAACTCGCCCGGTTCCTCGGCCTGAAGCAGTTCCTCGCCCTTGTAGAAGGGCATGGAGGCCACCTTGACCTGATCGTCGCGGTCCTTGGTATAGCCGATGGCCGATTTGACCAGGGCTTCGATCTGGGACAGTTCCTCGGCGGTGCGGTCGCGGTACGAGGTCTGCTTGCCGTCGGCCGATTGCTCGCGCACGCCATCGACGATGACGGCGGCGGAAACCTTGCGGATCTCACCCATCTCGCGGACCGTACTCTTGGTCTTGCGCGAGATTTCGTAGTTCACGGTTTCCTGGTTCTTGTTGATCTTGGTCGAGGTGCGGATATTGCCGCCCGACGAGGCGTTGGGATCGGGCAGGTTCTGCTGCACGGTGACCGGGGTGGGCTCGGCGTCCTGGCTCTGCTCGCCCTCGTTGACGGTGACCTGGGAGCGCACCACCTTGGTCTCGGGATCGAAGGTTTCCTCGGTGGTGGTGGCCTGGCTGAGATCCATGTCCACGGTGACCTCGGCCCGCACGCGGCCCGGGCCTAAGGACCGTTCCAGCAGATCCTCGATGGTCTTGACCAGCTTGGCCTCGGTCTTGACCTTCATGTCCTCGGCGGTCTGGGCCTGGTATTCCTTGGAGTTCTCGAAGCCCTTGGCCAGCAGGGTGCCCTTGTCGTCGACGATGGAAATGCGCGACGGCTTCATCTTGGGGACAGCGGCGGCGATCAGGTGCTGGATGGCGCTGACCTGACCCTTGTCCAGGCGCTGGCTGCCGTTCATCTTGATGATGACCGAGGCCGACGGCTCCTGGGTGTCCCTGGAAAAGGCCTCGCGCTTGGGCAGGACCAGATGGACGCGGGCGGCCTTGACCTTGTCGATGGAGCGGATGGTCTTGGACAGTTCGCCTTCCAGGGCGCGGACCATGGTGATGTTCTGCTGGAAGCTGGTGGAGCCCAGCGCGTCCTGCTTGTCGAACAATTCGTAACCGGCCATGCGGCCGCCGGCGGGCAGGGCCTGCTCGGCCATGCGCACGCGCAGATCCAGCTTGCGGTCCTTGGGCACCCAGACCTCGGTGCCGTCCTTCCTGAGTTCGTAGGGGATCTTGTCGGCGGTCAGTTTTTCGATGATCTGCTTGGAATCGCCCAAGTCCAGATCGCCATAGAGCAGCTCCATCTGCGGCGCGGCGACGCGGCTCATCAGATAGATGAAGAATCCCAAAATGCTGACGCCGACGCCAGCGATGGCGGCCAGCCGCATGGGTCCCAGGCCGCGCAGCATCTGCAGGAATGCGTTCACGTCGTCTCCATCGGGTGCCCATCGGTGCGGAGCACAAGGGGGTGCCGCCGACCGGCACACGCGTCCAGACGACAGACTAAGGTCTTGTCGCTGAAGAGATGGTTAACGCCCGGCAATTTTTGCCGGGTGGGGTTTTTATGTAGATCCGCCAGCCCCTCAATCGCCGGGCGTCCCCCAGAATCAATCCGGCGGCCTTCTGGCCGCCGGATCTCGTTAGGAAGCAGATGGGTGGATTGGACGCGTTAACGCTTGATCTGCACCAGTTCGTCCAGCATCTG
This genomic interval carries:
- the fliG gene encoding flagellar motor switch protein FliG, which produces MARVKEDYRSLTGPQKAAMFMLSLNEEHSSKLFGMLGDDEIKELSQIMASLGTVSSNLVERVFVEFADALSSTGSLTGSFDTTERLLMKSLSKDRVNLIMEEIRGPAGRTMWDKLGNVSEQVLANYLKNEYPQTVAVVLAKIKPDHASRVLAILPKNFAMEVIMRMLRMEAVQKEVLDGVEKTLRTEFMTNLARTQRRDAHELMADIFNNLDRNTENRFMSALEERNRESAEKIKALMFTFDDLTRIDAAGIQVLLRSVEKDKLAIALKGGADGVKELFFKNMSERAGKMLREDMEALGPVRLRDVDQAQAAIVVMAKELAASGQIVISEGREEDELVY
- a CDS encoding FliH/SctL family protein, which encodes MAYQKYMFDLDFGPPPANRPKPAEQSEDVYESEPEPEAPPPPSFTEEDLQVVREAAYEEGHRNGTAEANETQQALLAASLERVSNALAMLDAAQADANDENQRVAARVAMAILKKVLPATCEQNAFEEVVRTVQECLTNVLDEPRIIVRVDSALVDPMRERLEQTAIEHGFEGRVVVQADPRVAIGDCRVEWTDGGAERDQARLIADIETAVNRALAPPEHRPEE
- the fliF gene encoding flagellar basal-body MS-ring/collar protein FliF codes for the protein MNAFLQMLRGLGPMRLAAIAGVGVSILGFFIYLMSRVAAPQMELLYGDLDLGDSKQIIEKLTADKIPYELRKDGTEVWVPKDRKLDLRVRMAEQALPAGGRMAGYELFDKQDALGSTSFQQNITMVRALEGELSKTIRSIDKVKAARVHLVLPKREAFSRDTQEPSASVIIKMNGSQRLDKGQVSAIQHLIAAAVPKMKPSRISIVDDKGTLLAKGFENSKEYQAQTAEDMKVKTEAKLVKTIEDLLERSLGPGRVRAEVTVDMDLSQATTTEETFDPETKVVRSQVTVNEGEQSQDAEPTPVTVQQNLPDPNASSGGNIRTSTKINKNQETVNYEISRKTKSTVREMGEIRKVSAAVIVDGVREQSADGKQTSYRDRTAEELSQIEALVKSAIGYTKDRDDQVKVASMPFYKGEELLQAEEPGEFIFGMRRDFVEKIASNLGLSVVAILFLLLVLRPLISRAIESMQGQVGPDGRRLLTTDGGAMPQLTGPSGAAMPAPLGGEEEVIADELIDIDKVEGRVKASSIRKIGEIVEKHPEEALSIIRNWLYQES
- the flbD gene encoding sigma-54-dependent transcriptional regulator FlbD, which gives rise to MRLLIIGTLDGQIGAASQIAMARGAKVRQAEDVPAGLEVLRNQGADLVMIDVKRDIKGLIDSLEAERIIVPVVACGIASDASAAVRAIKAGAKEYIPLPPDAELIAAVIAAVTSESHNIIFKDPRMGQTLKMAEQVANSDASIMITGESGTGKELIARFVHNKSKRSDKRFVAVNCAAIPENLLESELFGHEKGAFTGAVARRIGKFEEAQGGTLLLDEISEMDIRLQSKLLRALQEKEIDRVGGNQPVKVDVRILATSNRNMEDEVRKGTFREDLYYRLNVVTLALPALRERPLDIAVLAEHFVKRYTEANGLPTRPLSAEVRQMLSRHHWRGNVRELENTMHRAVLLASGAEIGPEAMILSGNPVGTNSDPVVAQAANAAASVMGARGGMVGKTVAEVERDLIIDTLSHCLGNRTHAANILGISIRTLRNKLKQYNDEGIDVPPPAGGEAERAMI
- the fliN gene encoding flagellar motor switch protein FliN, producing the protein MPDFELNDFKPDGEEQGRGDVPDMPRSARDLEAVYDIPVQVSAVLGKATMQVNQLLKLGRGAVVELDRKVGEAIDIYVNNRLVARGEVVVVEDRLGVTMTEIIKTDRA